The proteins below are encoded in one region of Bacillota bacterium:
- a CDS encoding DUF1638 domain-containing protein, translated as MVGVRVAVIACDVLKDEVMYTASSFSGVWADVFWLEHMVHDRPSLLREKVQRYIDMLSAYDCTVLAAGRCSNGSLGVRAGSVPLVFPAVDDCVAILLGSRYAYEQEMQREPGTYYLTRSWIRSGDNPMRVYRRYRSKYGSDTALWVARELVKNYKRVVLIDTGAYPVGCCRRYAKAVARFMGARYEEKKSSLELLRRLFAVASGTEGAPDVCRLEPGEVISEVHFTGAEGPVGC; from the coding sequence GTGGTAGGGGTGCGGGTGGCCGTTATTGCGTGTGACGTACTCAAGGATGAGGTGATGTACACTGCTTCATCCTTTTCGGGCGTATGGGCGGACGTCTTCTGGCTCGAACACATGGTTCATGACCGGCCAAGCCTGTTGCGGGAAAAGGTTCAGCGGTACATTGATATGCTTTCGGCCTACGACTGCACAGTGCTTGCTGCAGGTCGGTGCAGTAATGGTTCCTTGGGCGTACGCGCTGGCTCTGTGCCGTTGGTATTCCCTGCAGTCGACGATTGTGTGGCTATTCTGTTGGGCTCTCGGTACGCATATGAACAAGAAATGCAACGCGAGCCGGGGACCTACTACCTGACGAGGTCATGGATCCGCTCTGGAGACAATCCCATGAGGGTCTACCGGCGGTATCGCTCAAAGTACGGTAGTGATACTGCTCTCTGGGTGGCCCGAGAGCTGGTAAAGAATTATAAGCGGGTGGTTCTGATCGATACAGGGGCATATCCGGTCGGGTGTTGCCGTCGCTATGCCAAAGCCGTTGCACGATTCATGGGTGCCAGATATGAGGAAAAGAAAAGTTCACTCGAGTTGCTTCGCCGCTTATTCGCAGTAGCTTCGGGTACGGAAGGAGCTCCGGATGTCTGCAGGCTGGAGCCGGGGGAGGTGATCTCGGAGGTTCACTTCACCGGTGCTGAGGGCCCGGTCGGTTGCTAG